TTTGTGCTAACAGATTTGCTGATATAGCTAGAATGCTTAAACTTTCTGGAAACACTGATGCAGAGCTTACTGCTGCTTTAGTAAATAAAGTTAAAGAATTGAATGTTAAATTAGGCATTAAACAAACTTATAAAGACAATGGCGTAACTGAAGACCATTTCAAACAAAAATGCGATGATATAGCTAAGAATGCAGTTGCTGACCCTTGTACAGGTTCTAACCCTAGAGAAACTGATGTTGCTAATATGAAAAAAGTATTAGAATCAGCTTACTACGGAAATGCTGTTAACTTTTAATTAATATATTTAAATCATAGTTTTTCCCCGAGTATTATTTATATAATACTTGGGGTTTTTATATGATTAAAGAAATGTATTTTAAATTGTATTTTTAATATAAAATATAAATATAAAAAAAACTTTACATATAATGATATGCAATTTATAAAAAATGACTTGACAAAAAAAAGTATTGTATTATGATAGCGTTAAAATTACGATACAATGGAGTAAATATGGAAAAATTAGAATATTTTAGTTTTTTTAATATTATAGAAATGTTAAATGGATATTTTGCTAAATTTGATGATGATTTCGATGATGATGATTATGATGATTACGACGATGATGACGAAGATTATGATGATGAAGACGACTATGATGATGATGATTATGATGACGATTTCGATGATGATTTAGATGATGACTATGATGATGAAGATGACTATGATGATGATGATTATGATGACGATTTCGATGATGATGATTATGATGATGATTTAGATTTTGATGATGACTTTGATGATGATTTTGATAATGACTTCGATGATGATTTCGATGATGATTTTGACGATGACGAAGATTATGATGATGACGATTTTGATGACGAAGATTAATAATATATAAGCAATATTGATATTATAATAATATTAATATTGCTTCTAATCGTAGGTTTTGTAATGGCAGAAAGAAATAACAATAATAATAGATTTAAAAATAATTATAATAATTTTCACAATAAGAAAAAAAAAGATAATTCTTACAATAACAGAAAAAAAAATAATCATAATCAATATAGAAACAAAAAAACTATAGAAGAATATGAAAAGATATATCTTAGCAATAAGATGAAAGATAAATCAGAGAAGGCAATATGTCCTATATGTAATGAACCTATATATATACCAGAAGAAGCTATAACACATAATGCTACAAATAAACTAGCCCATTTTGAATGTATATTAAAAGAAATAAAAAGTAGTAATGAAGAAGAAATGGAAGAAAATGATAAAATAGTTTATTTAGGCTCTGGTACTTTTGGTATCATACAAGAGAGAAAGAATTCTAAAGGCACTAAACTTTTTGTAAGAAAGAGAATAAATTACGAAAACAGAAAAGTAAAAAAAGTAGAAGACGATTCTGATCCTGAAGAGGAGGATTTATTTAATGTATAATATGCCTAAGGGATTTTCTTCCGCGGCAATAAAAGCAGGGCTAAAAAATAATGATTATGATCTCGCAATAATAAAAAGTGAACTTCCAAGCACAGTGTCTGCATTATATACACAAAATAAATTACAAGCAGCTCCTATACAATTTTCTAAAAATAATGATAAAAACAAAATTGAATTATTAATAGTAAATAGTAAATCAGCTAATTCTCTTACTGGAAAAAAAGGCTATCAAGATGTATTAGATATAGCCAAACATTGTAGTAATATTTTTAAATGTAAAAAAGAAAACATGATGATGGCTTCCACTGGTATCATAGGAGTTCCTTTGGAAGTAGAAAAAATAAAAAATGCAATTACT
The genomic region above belongs to Brachyspira sp. SAP_772 and contains:
- a CDS encoding DNA primase produces the protein MEKLEYFSFFNIIEMLNGYFAKFDDDFDDDDYDDYDDDDEDYDDEDDYDDDDYDDDFDDDLDDDYDDEDDYDDDDYDDDFDDDDYDDDLDFDDDFDDDFDNDFDDDFDDDFDDDEDYDDDDFDDED